Within the Enterobacter roggenkampii genome, the region GCCAGACCAATGGCCAGACCGGCGGCACCGAGAACGGCAATGACGGAGGCGGTTTGCACCCCCACACGGCCCAGCGCGGCAATCAGCGTGAAGGCGATAATGCCGTAGCGCACCAGTGCGGAGAGGAAGTCTGCCACCGTGGCGTCAATGTGACGGGCCAGCATTACGCGGTTAACCGTATTCGAGACAATACGCGCCACGATCATCCCGACGATGATGATGGCAATCGCCGCGACGATGTTCACGGCATAGCTCAGCAGCAGGGCCTGGTTGCGCACCAGCCAGTTACCGGCGTTATTGATGCTGTCTACAACATCGAGTTGTTCCATTTATTCTTCCTTTTGTTAAACCAAAACACAAAATCCATCCCCCATGGAGACAGGCAGGTCAGTAAAGGGTAAACAAAAAGCACCGGCTTTGCCAAACAGATCACAAAAACAGGGCTGGCAGGGTATTGAAAAAGCATAAAAAAAGGCCCGCATTTGCGGGCCTTCTGATGCTGTTAGCAGCTCAAATTACAGAACGTCGATCGCGTTCAGTTCTTTGAAAGCCTGCTCCAGACGGGTCACCATGGACGTCTGCGCTGCGCGCAGCCATACGCGTGGATCGTAGTATTTCTTGTTCGGCTGGTCTTCGCCTTTCGGGTTGCCCAACTGGCCCTGCAGGTAAGCTTCGTTCGCTTTGTAGTACTGCAGGATACCGTCCCAGGTTGCCCACTGGGTGTCGGTGTCGATGTTCATTTTCACGACGCCGTAGCTTACGGAGTCTTTGATTTCCTGAGCAGAAGAACCGGAACCGCCGTGGAAGACGAAGTTCAGGCTGTTGTGCGGCAGGTTGTGTTTCTTGGAAACGTATTCCTGAGAATCACGCAGGATGGTTGGGGTCAGAACCACGTTACCTGGTTTGTAAACGCCGTGTACGTTACCGAAGGACGCTGCAATGGTGAAGCGTGGGCTGATTTTGCTCAGCTCGGTGTAAGCGTAATCAACGTCTTCTGGCTGGGTGTACAGTGCAGAAGCGTCCATGTGGCTGTTGTCCACGCCGTCTTCTTCACCGCCGGTGCAACCCAGTTCGATTTCCAGGGTCATGTCCATTTTGGCCATGCGCGCCAGGTACTTGGAGCAGATTTCGATGTTTTCGTGCAGTGACTCTTCAGACAGGTCGATCATGTGAGAAGAGAACAGTGGCTTACCGGTTGCCGCGAAGTGTTTTTCACCCGCGTCCAGCAGACCGTCGATCCACGGCAGCAGTTTCTTCGCGCAGTGGTCAGTGTGCAGGATAACTGGAACACCGTAGTGCTCAGCCATCTGGTGTACGTGGTGCGCACCAGAGATAGCACCCAAGATTGCAGCACCCTGAGGAATGTCAGTTTTCACGCCTTTACCTGCGATGAACGCAGCGCCGCCGTTAGAGAACTGAACGATAACTGGAGCTTTAACTTTAGCAGCAGTTTCCAGTACGGCGTTGATGGAGTCGGTACCCACGCAGTTAACTGCTGGCAGAGCGAAGTTGTTTTCTTTAGCTACCTGGAACACTTTCTGTACGTCATCACCAGTGATAACGCCAGGTTTTACGAAATCAAAAATTTTAGACATGTTGCTTAGTCCTGTATCTTCGGCCGTTAGAAAAGGTGCGAGCTCTTAAAAGCGCGCTGAAAATTGGGCAGGTTTCCCTGCCCTTGAATGGCTTACTTCTTAGCGCGCTCTTCGAGCATTGCTACTGCTGGCAGTACTTTGCCTTCCACGAATTCGAGGAATGCGCCGCCACCAGTGGAGATGTAGGAGATCTTGTCAGCGATACCGAACAGGTCGATTGCTGCCAGGGTGTCACCACCGCCTGCGATAGAGAACGCTTCGCTGTCTGCGATTGCGTTAGCCACGATTTCAGTCCCTTTGCGGAAGTTCGGGAATTCGAACACGCCAACAGGACCGTTCCACAGGATAGTTTTTGCGTTTTTGAGGATTTCAGCCAGTTTCTGTGCAGAAACGTCGCCCAGGTCCAGAATCTGCTCTTCGTCTTTGATGTCGTTTACAGATTTCAGGGTCGCGGTTGCGGTTTCGGAGAACTCGGTCGCGACGCGAACGTCAGTTGGAACCGGGATATCACAGGTACCCAGCAGGCGTTTGGCTTCGTCAACCAGGTCTGCTTCGTACAGGGATTTACCGACGTTGTGGCCCTGAGCGGCAACGAAGGTGTTCGCGATACCACCGCCAACGATCAGCTGGTCAGCGATTTTAGACAGAGAATCCAGAACGGTCAGTTTGGTAGAAACTTTAGAACCACCAACGATAGCGACCATCGGACGAGCAGGCTCTTTCAGTGCTTTACCCAGCGCTTCCAGTTCGTCAGCCAGCAGAGGACCGGCACACGCTACGTCTGCGAATTTACCGATACCATGGGTAGACGCCTGAGCACGGTGAGCCGTACCGAATGCATCCATCACGAATACGTCGCACAGTGCAGCGTATTTTTTGGACAGGGTTTCGTCGTCTTTCTTCTCGCCTTTGTTGAAGCGAACGTTTTCCAGCACAACCAGTTCACCGGCTGCAACGTCAACGCCGTCCAGGTAATCTTTCACCAGGCGAACCGGGTTGGACAGTTTGTCTTTCAGGTAATTAACCACTGGCAGCAGAGAGAACTCTTCGTTGTACTCGCCTTCAGTTGGACGACCCAGGTGGGAGGTGACCATCACTTTCGCGCCCTGCTTCAGAGCCAGTTCGATGGTTGGCAGAGATGCACGGATACGCGCGTCGCTGGTCACTTTGCCATCTTTAACCGGTACGTTCAGATCGGCACGGATGAAAACGCGTTTACCAGCCAGATCCAGATCGGTCATCTTAATTACAGACATGGTGAATCCTCTCGTTGATTCTTAAAGTTTTGCAGACGCACGATGCGCCTTACCTGAAACCTTGAGCAGCCATTGCTAACGTGGTGTCGAGCATTCGGTTAGCAAAGCCCCATTCGTTATCACACCAGACCAGCGTCTTGATAAGGTGTGCGCCACTGACCCTCGTTTGCGTGCCATCGACGATGGCGCTGTGCGGGTCGTGGTTAAAATCTACTGAGACCAACGGTAATTCCGTATAGTCAACTATACCATGAAATGCCCCCTGTGCCGCTTTTTGCAGCAACAGGTTGACTTCACAGGCTTTTACCGGTTTTTTCACCGTCACGCTAAGGTCGATCGCGGTGACGTTGATCGTCGGGACGCGCACGGCAATCGCCTCAAAACGATCGTTGAACTGCGGAAAAATTCGGGTAATCCCAGCAGCCAGCTTTGTATCCACCGGAATGATTGACTGGCTCGCTGCACGCGTGCGCCGTAAATCCGGGTGGTAAGCGTCAATGACCTGTTGATCGTGCATGGCGGAGTGAATCGTGGTCACGGTGCCGGACTCAATGCCATACGCATCGTCTAACAGTTTGATGACCGGAATAATGCAGTTGGTGGTACAGGAGGCGTTGGAAACAATGCGATGTTCGGCTTGCAGCTCATGCTGGTTGACGCCAAACACGACGGTCGCGTCGAGGTCGTTACTGCCGGGATGAGAAAACAGGACTTTTTTCGCACCTGCAGAGAGATGCGCTTCGCCATGTTCGCGATTGCCATACACACCGGTACAGTCAAGCACGACATCCACACCCAGTTCACGCCAGGGTAGCCCGGAGATGCTGTTCTCATGCAGCACACGAATAGCGTCATCACCCACAAAAAGCTGATCTCTTTCCTGGCGTACATCCCAGGCAAAGCGTCCGTGGCTGGTGTCATACTTCAACAAATGCGCCATGCCCGCAGCATCCGCCAGTTCATTGATTGCCACCACGGTCATTTCCGCCCGACGTCCGGATTCATACAAAGCACGAACCACATTACGCCCGATGCGACCGAAGCCGTTAATCGCTACGCGTACGGTCATAGATCTCCTGCAAAGCAATCCCTGAGTTTGAGGTGGCTGAAAGAGTAATCCAGCTACGCCCGAAGGGGAATCCTTGCTGTCACAAACTGCGATTGATTGGTCATTTGTCGAACATTTAATCGACTGAAACGCTTCAGCAAGAATAAGCGAATCGGGGAATAAAAGGAATGTCTGTCCAGATGAATAAGCGAGCTATATGACTTGCGTCACATTTTAGGTGGAATAATGCTTACAAAAAAGCCGGGTGGCGCGCTAGCGCTTACCCGGCCTACTTTCGAGCCATTTGTAGGCCCGGTAAGCATAAGCGCCACCGGGCAAAATGGTGATTACAGCAGTTCTTTCGCCTTCGCGACAACGTTCTCAACGGTGAAGCCGAACTCTTCGAACAGCAGTTCTGCCGGAGCAGATTCACCGAAGGTGGTCATACCGACGATAGCGCCGTTCAGGCCCACATATTTGAACCAGTAGTCAGCGATACCCGCTTCCACTGCCACACGCGCGGAAACCGCTTTAGGCAGTACGGATTCACGGTAAGCAGCATCCTGCTTGTCGAACGCGTCGGTAGACGGCATGGAAACCACGCGCGCCTTCACGCCTTCGGCAGTCAGTTTTTCCCATGCAGCAACGGCCAGTTCAACTTCAGAACCGGTAGCGATGAAGATCAGCTCTGGCTGGCCCGCGCAATCTTTCAGCACATAACCGCCGCGCGCGATGTTCGCCAGCTGCTCTGGGGTACGTTCCTGCTGCGCCAGGTTCTGACGGGAGAGGATCAGCGCGGTAGGACCGTCCTGACGCTCAACGCCGTATTTCCACGCCACCGCGGATTCCACCTGGTCACATGGACGCCATGTGCTCATGTTCGGGGTCACGCGCAGGGAAGCCACCTGCTCTACCGGCTGGTGAGTTGGGCCGTCTTCGCCCAGACCGATGGAGTCGTGGGTATAGACCATCACCTGACGCTGTTTCATCAGCGCCGCCATACGCACGGCGTTACGCGCATATTCAACGAACATCAGGAAGGTAGAGGTGTACGGCAGGAAACCACCGTGCAGGGAGATACCGTTGGCAATCGCAGTCATACCGAATTCACGTACACCGTAATGGATGTAGTTACCGGCAGTGTCTTCGTTGATTGGCTTAGAACCGGACCACAGGGTCAGGTTAGATGGCGCCAGGTCAGCGGAGCCGCCGAGGAATTCAGGCAGCAGAGGACCGAACGCTTCAATGGCATTCTGAGACGCTTTACGGCTCGCGATTTTAGACGGGTTCGCCTGCAGCTTAGCGATGAATTCGTTCGCTTTCGCGTCGAAGTCAGACGGCATGTCACCTTTCATACGACGGGTGAATTCAGCCGCTTCCTGTGGGAAGGCTTTCGCGTAAGCAGCGAACTTCTCGTTCCATGCCGCTTCTTTCGCCTGGCCTACTTCTTTTGCATCCCACTGAGCATAGATCTCAGATGGGATTTCGAATGCAGGGTATTTCCAGCCCAGCGCTTCGCGGGTCAGTGCGATTTCCGCGTCGCCCAGCGGCGCGCCGTGGGAGTCGTGCGTACCCGCTTTGTTCGGAGAACCGAAGCCGATGATGGTTTTGCACATCAGCAGGGACGGTTTGTCCGTCACAGCGCGCGCTTCTTCTACTGCACGTTTAATCGAGTCAGCATCGTGGCCATCAACGCCACGCACAACGTGCCAGCCGTAGGCTTCGAAACGTGCAGCGGTGTCGTCAGTGAACCAGCCCTCAACGTGACCGTCGATGGAGATACCGTTGTCGTCATAGAACGCAACCAGTTTACCCAGCTTCAGGGTACCTGCCAGGGAGCACACTTCGTGAGAAATGCCTTCCATCATGCAGCCATCGCCCATGAACGCGTAAGTGAAGTGGTCAACGATGTCGTGGCCAGGACGGTTGAACTGCGCCGCCAGGGTCTTCTCAGCAATCGCCATACCCACAGCGTTAGCAATACCCTGACCCAGCGGGCCGGTGGTGGTTTCTACGCCAGCGGTGTAGCCCACTTCCGGGTGACCTGGAGTTTTGGAGTGCAGCTGGCGGAAGTTTTTCAGCTCTTCGATAGGCAGATCGTAGCCGGTGAGGTGCAGCAGGCTATAGATAAGCATAGAGCCGTGGCCGTTTGACAGCACGAAGCGGTCGCGGTCAGCCCATGACGGGTTCTGCGGGTTGTGGTTCAGGAAATCGCGCCACAGAACTTCGGCGATATCAGCCATACCCATAGGGGCCCCTGGGTGGCCGGATTTGGCTTTCTGTACTGCGTCCATGCTCAGCGCACGAATAGCATTAGCAAGCTCTTTACGTGAGGACATTTTAACTCCAGATCGGACTGTTAAAGGCCATGCCCTTGACGACAGCGCGTTTTGGGCTACGCCGGAAAAAAGTGCCAACAATGTAACCCAAGCCGCAAGTCATGTACATGGAGCATTCTTTTGCTTGTTAAGAAATCTCTGGATCATGCTCGCATGTTGCGCAATCTGCTCGCCCGGCCCTGTAGATATTCCTTATACTTAGCCCAACACCGGCTTCGCTGACGGTGCACTTTTCGGATTTTATTCAGATTAACGAGTACGGAAGCAACCTCATGAAAATGCGTGCAATAGTGCTGGCCCTGGGTACAACGCTCCTGCTGAGCGGCTGTCAGAATATGGACTCTAACGGTCTGATGACGTCAGGCGCAGAGGCCTTTCATGCCTATTCCCTGAGCGATGCGCAGGTAAAAGCGCTGAGCGACCAGGCCTGTAAAGATATGGACGGAAAAGCCACCCTTGCGCCGTCTGATAGTACCTACACGCAGCGTCTGAATAAGATTGCTTCCGCGCTGGGCGATAACATCAATGGCCAGCCGGTGAACTACAAGGTGTACATGGCGAAAGACGTCAACGCCTTCGCGATGGCAAACGGCTGTATCCGCGTTTACAGCGGGCTGATGGACATGATGACCGACAACGAAGTGGAAGCGGTTATCGGCCATGAAATGGGCCACGTTGCCCTGGGCCACGTGAAGAAAGGGATGCAGGTAGCCCTGGGCACCAATGCCATCCGCGCAGCGGCAGCCTCAGCGGGCGGTATCGTTGGCAGCCTGTCGCAGTCACAGCTGGGCGACGTAGGTGAAAAGCTGGTGAACTCTCAGTTCTCCCAGCGTCAGGAGTCCGAAGCGGATGACTACTCCTACGATCTGTTGCGCAAACGCGGCATTAATCCATCCGGTTTAGCCACCAGCTTCGAAAAACTGGCCAAGCTGGAAGCGGGACGTCAAAGCTCCATGTTTGACGATCACCCTGCCTCAGAAGAACGCGCACAGCATATTCGCGACCGTATGGCCGCAGACGGAATTAAATAATTTCAGAAGGAGGCAGTTTTGCCTCCTTTTTATTTCGCATGAATTGTTAACTTAACAGCACGTATCGATAACACCCCTGAAAGCCCCGCAAAATCTGCCCTGTCACATCGAAACACCTGGTCACATAATTATTGCAAAGGTCACTTTTTCCGGTAATTATCCTCCCTGCAGTTATTCAATTAATATATCCAGACAGAGACGTTCCCTCCGTGAAAAAAGAATTATCATTAATTGCTTTAAGTTTATTTGCC harbors:
- the pgk gene encoding phosphoglycerate kinase produces the protein MSVIKMTDLDLAGKRVFIRADLNVPVKDGKVTSDARIRASLPTIELALKQGAKVMVTSHLGRPTEGEYNEEFSLLPVVNYLKDKLSNPVRLVKDYLDGVDVAAGELVVLENVRFNKGEKKDDETLSKKYAALCDVFVMDAFGTAHRAQASTHGIGKFADVACAGPLLADELEALGKALKEPARPMVAIVGGSKVSTKLTVLDSLSKIADQLIVGGGIANTFVAAQGHNVGKSLYEADLVDEAKRLLGTCDIPVPTDVRVATEFSETATATLKSVNDIKDEEQILDLGDVSAQKLAEILKNAKTILWNGPVGVFEFPNFRKGTEIVANAIADSEAFSIAGGGDTLAAIDLFGIADKISYISTGGGAFLEFVEGKVLPAVAMLEERAKK
- a CDS encoding M48 family metallopeptidase produces the protein MKMRAIVLALGTTLLLSGCQNMDSNGLMTSGAEAFHAYSLSDAQVKALSDQACKDMDGKATLAPSDSTYTQRLNKIASALGDNINGQPVNYKVYMAKDVNAFAMANGCIRVYSGLMDMMTDNEVEAVIGHEMGHVALGHVKKGMQVALGTNAIRAAAASAGGIVGSLSQSQLGDVGEKLVNSQFSQRQESEADDYSYDLLRKRGINPSGLATSFEKLAKLEAGRQSSMFDDHPASEERAQHIRDRMAADGIK
- the fbaA gene encoding class II fructose-bisphosphate aldolase; its protein translation is MSKIFDFVKPGVITGDDVQKVFQVAKENNFALPAVNCVGTDSINAVLETAAKVKAPVIVQFSNGGAAFIAGKGVKTDIPQGAAILGAISGAHHVHQMAEHYGVPVILHTDHCAKKLLPWIDGLLDAGEKHFAATGKPLFSSHMIDLSEESLHENIEICSKYLARMAKMDMTLEIELGCTGGEEDGVDNSHMDASALYTQPEDVDYAYTELSKISPRFTIAASFGNVHGVYKPGNVVLTPTILRDSQEYVSKKHNLPHNSLNFVFHGGSGSSAQEIKDSVSYGVVKMNIDTDTQWATWDGILQYYKANEAYLQGQLGNPKGEDQPNKKYYDPRVWLRAAQTSMVTRLEQAFKELNAIDVL
- the epd gene encoding erythrose-4-phosphate dehydrogenase; the protein is MTVRVAINGFGRIGRNVVRALYESGRRAEMTVVAINELADAAGMAHLLKYDTSHGRFAWDVRQERDQLFVGDDAIRVLHENSISGLPWRELGVDVVLDCTGVYGNREHGEAHLSAGAKKVLFSHPGSNDLDATVVFGVNQHELQAEHRIVSNASCTTNCIIPVIKLLDDAYGIESGTVTTIHSAMHDQQVIDAYHPDLRRTRAASQSIIPVDTKLAAGITRIFPQFNDRFEAIAVRVPTINVTAIDLSVTVKKPVKACEVNLLLQKAAQGAFHGIVDYTELPLVSVDFNHDPHSAIVDGTQTRVSGAHLIKTLVWCDNEWGFANRMLDTTLAMAAQGFR
- the tkt gene encoding transketolase — its product is MSSRKELANAIRALSMDAVQKAKSGHPGAPMGMADIAEVLWRDFLNHNPQNPSWADRDRFVLSNGHGSMLIYSLLHLTGYDLPIEELKNFRQLHSKTPGHPEVGYTAGVETTTGPLGQGIANAVGMAIAEKTLAAQFNRPGHDIVDHFTYAFMGDGCMMEGISHEVCSLAGTLKLGKLVAFYDDNGISIDGHVEGWFTDDTAARFEAYGWHVVRGVDGHDADSIKRAVEEARAVTDKPSLLMCKTIIGFGSPNKAGTHDSHGAPLGDAEIALTREALGWKYPAFEIPSEIYAQWDAKEVGQAKEAAWNEKFAAYAKAFPQEAAEFTRRMKGDMPSDFDAKANEFIAKLQANPSKIASRKASQNAIEAFGPLLPEFLGGSADLAPSNLTLWSGSKPINEDTAGNYIHYGVREFGMTAIANGISLHGGFLPYTSTFLMFVEYARNAVRMAALMKQRQVMVYTHDSIGLGEDGPTHQPVEQVASLRVTPNMSTWRPCDQVESAVAWKYGVERQDGPTALILSRQNLAQQERTPEQLANIARGGYVLKDCAGQPELIFIATGSEVELAVAAWEKLTAEGVKARVVSMPSTDAFDKQDAAYRESVLPKAVSARVAVEAGIADYWFKYVGLNGAIVGMTTFGESAPAELLFEEFGFTVENVVAKAKELL